Genomic DNA from Flavobacterium sp. N502540:
TTCGCAAACATTCTTCATCTGTTGAAAAACTCTTGGTCTGTGAAGTTCCCGAAGTTCCGTTTTTACCGTAAGTTACCGTAAATTCAAATCCTGTCACGTTTATTTCCCAGAATTTATCGGAGTTTCCATCAATGTATTTGAGACTTTTTTTCATTAGTAATCGTATAAAACAAATGTTATTTCTAAATATATAATATAATAGGTAAAGTAATTGAATGTTGTTGTAATGAAAATCGTCGTTTTTTTACTGAAGAAGCGCTCTTTTGTAAACCTAAATCCTGAACTGGCGTGCTTCTATTCCCTTTTATCGACTTTCATTTTCAATCTGTAAAATAAGAATTTTATAGCAAGATCTTCTTAAAAGAACATCTTTTAAATGTTAAAAAATCCTACGAAAAAAAGCAGCATTAGATTTCAAAAAAATACCCTGCAAATCAGTATTTGCAGGGTTTGGAATATTGTTGGGATGTCGTTTTCAGAAAATCAAAAAAACTTAATTTGCTTTTATCACACTAATTTTTTCCAGAGTAACTTTAGCATCTCCGCCTCCGGTCTTTTTGATAATAACTTGAAAATTCGCATCCGTATTCACTAAGTCATCTGAAATATAATAGGCATATTTAAGTTTTACCCCATCTTCACCAATTTCATGATTCTTTCCAATTCCGTGATCATGAGCAAGCCCAAAGAAAGTCATCATTCCCACATACTGATCTTTTTTTCCGGGATAACGCAAATAAACCGTATAATAATCACTTGGTTCTTTGTAAACAGATACATCCAGATTCAGAATTAATCTGGAATCGGCAGTTCTAAAAGCTTTATTCGTATTTCTTGCAAAGGTACTGCTCACTTTATGCGTAAAAGCCGAAGTGCCTAATACTTTACCCACTTTTTGTTCCCAAACTACTTCTTCTTTGGCATCCTGAAAGGAGATTCTGGTTTTTACCTTATTTTCATTAGCCGCTAATACCGGAGTTTTAGATCCGTAAAGTAAATCATCGTATTTGTAATCTAAATTAAAAACGATGTTGTACACTTCCTCCATCGTATAAGTGATGTGACCTCCGTCTGGAGTGATAAATTCATAAGGCCATGGATTCGCTTTTAATTCTTCTAAACTTGGACGCTGACCAAATTCCGAAACATCCCACGACTCCCAAATACGATCGACCATGCTATGATGCAGCCAAAAAATAGGATCGAATCCGGCCGACTCAACTTTGGCCATTAGACCCGAAGTTATTTCCTGATATATTTCGTTGTAATGCTTTTCTGGCGGATGAGCATATCCCCCGCCAATAAGAACGTGCATATAACCGTGAGGCTGACCTTCAAGACTACTGCTAAATCCCGCATCGCCTGCAAAGGAAGGATTTGTTCTTAATTCGGCTATTGAGTTTCGAATACTAGCCAACTGCTCGGGAAGGATTGGCTTTCCATTGTTCAAAATAGTATATCGTGCTGCGGTATACAAAGAACCTGATGACTCCCTAAAAGGTTCGGCCATAATATTCTCAGATTCTTCTTTACTGCCGTAATTCCAGTACGGAAGTGCAAAATCTGCTTTTCCGGACAATTCTCTAACAATTTTTTCTAAATACCAGATGTACATTCTGTGCCATAAAAGAAAATTTAAAGCTGCATTATTAGTGTCAGTGTGTGTACAATCTGCCCAGGCCCATAATTTATTATCAATAGTCTGATATTGCGGACAGAGCTTATTGGGACCTGTTATCTTTTCGGGGATATTATGAATTGCACCTTGATAATACCAGGAAATACCCTTCTCACAGCCCGCTTCGCGCATTTTCTTAAAAGCCACTTTCATCGCCTCAATATTGGCTTTCCCCTGAGGCGTATTGGCATTCCAGCGAATATACTTCGCATCCGCTTTACTCTGACCATAGGACAATCCAGAGATCAGAATAAGTAAAAATAAGTTAGTAATTTTTTTCATTTTTTTTGTTTTTGGGTGATTAATAAATTGGTAGTTAACATTAAAGCACTTCGACTTCAAAAGTTAAAATCTGAGCATACTTAGGGTTTGCTTTGTCGTAGATTTTAAATTTCACCGTCCCGTTGCCTATTTTGCTGGCAGGAATTACATGAATGGCAATAAACCCCTGCTGATCCGGGTTAAGTTTATTAAAAGAAGATCCTTTGGGAATCCCAATCTGGCAGGCGCCGTGCTGGCACATCGAGCAATCCCACTCCTTTGGAAATGTATTCGATACCGTTTCCCAAACCAGATAAATGGGTTTATTTGAAATATTTTCGACCTTGATTTTCGAAATGTCGAGCCGTTTGTTTTTCAGTACACTTTCTTTATTGACCGCAGTTCCTACTACCGAAAATGTAGGTTTGTTTTGCGCAAATGAAATAGAAACCGAAAAAAGGAGTATCCAATAAAAGTACAGTTGTTTCATAATCGTCGATTTAAATTTTAATGAAAAACAGCAATAGCCGTTTCGTAAACTTTCTTTTTTGAAATAGGATCAGTAAAATGGTACATCAGTTGTTCTGTATCTCCCACATTTTCCAGGGAAACGAGTATTTCCAGACTTTCTCCCGCATGCAGTGCGGCTGTGCATCCGCTAGCAGACTCCAGTAAAGCAGTCTCGTTTCCAAACCTCAGCTTTAGTTTTGCGTTTGGCGGAAATACAATTTCATGAAGATACAATCCCGAATTGACCAATCGAAGCAGCACCGTTTCGTTTTTACGATCTAACGATTGTAAGCCCTTAGTATCAGAAGCAACTTGTCCGTTAATCAAAAAATAATTGGGTTTGTAGGGCGGAAGAACAATAGGTTTATTACGAGAATCGTATTCGGTACCCATGATGGCATCGGTGTGCCATTTTGTATCCAGTTCGTTGCTGCACCAAAGAATTTCACGCAAGGGCTCAGGCGTCTGAAAATCCTTTTCTTTCGGTTCAATAATGATAATGCCAAACATTCCCGCCTGAAGATTGAACGGATAATTTTCGGGACTGTAATACAAATAAGTACCCGGTTTTTCGGCCCGAAAAGAATAAAACCCATGCTCCATATGATGAATGGCTTCTTTTTTCTTCATCACCTTATTGTTTTTGTCCCATTGAACAAAATCAATTTCTTTACAAAATAAAGAGACCGGATTTCCCTGCGAAATGCTCCAAAAATCAACCCGAACAGTATCGCCAACCTTTGCCTTTATCTCAGATCCCGGCAAAGTAACCTGCCCCGAAAGAGAGTTCGTAAAACCAAAAGTCCGGACAGGAACGTTATTTTTAAGCAGCAGTTTACCTGTTGTTCTCCCGATCACTAAATGTTCGTTTTGAGAAAACAAAAACAGATTGCTTAGTAAAAAGCAAAAGAGCACTATGGATTTGGGGCATCCTTTCATTTCTAAACTTAAATCACTCATTGCCAATACATTTAGCAATGCAATTCAAATTTAAAATTAATGTCGGTTTTGAGACCCCGTAGAAATACCTGATTTTGTAGTAAAAATCTGCCTTGAGTTTTGTTTTTTAAGAATACTATTCTTCTTTGATGCGAATCGGGGTTTAAAGGATCAGGGTAGGTAGAATTGTGGTGTGAGGTAGAAAACGGTGTCGATAAAGAATAAATTCTCTTGAAACGTCAAAACATTTTCATCATGTAAATCTTCAAGAATAATACCCAATTCGGGATTAAAATAATCATTGTTTCTAGTGTTCAGAAAATCCAATTAATTGATAGGCAGTATCCCAAAAAAAATAATTATGCAGCAGTAAATTATTCAAATAATCTTCCCATGTTTCATAATAGATACTATCATTCAATTTGACAACTTTATGCTTATTTTGAAGATACACTTTTTGCTCGGCGCCCGAAGATATGAAAGCATTAATGTTAATTCCGGTAATCCAGAAAGAATTCCTGTCGCAGAATTCTTTTATTAACGCTGTTTCTTCACTTTTGATTTGCTTGCCAGACTTAAGCGCTCTGCCTGTGCTCGTGCCCTTTCTAAGGTAACGGGAGATTGTTTGGATAGTATCTCCATGCCTAACCTGGATCTTTCCTGAAATGATATTTTGTAGTTCATTTTTCATGAAGTTTATAATGCAAATATAAATATTTTAAAATTACTACTTATCTGCCGAAATAAGACATCGTAAAAGTAAGAAAAAGAATATATTTACAATAAATAAAAAAACACCCGAAAGTACATTACCAAATTAACCTTGTATTTTACCGATCGCTGTTTTTATCAAAAAAATTAAATATCTTTGAATTATGAGCACAGAAACCAGACCCAGAAATATTGGCCGAAATATCAGCCGTATCAGAGAACTTCGCGGAATGAAACAAGAGATTCTTGCAGAAGCTATTGGAGTAAGCCAGCAATCTGTTTCGAATATTGAAGCCAGCGAAAATATTGACAAAGAAAAACTAGTACTAATTGCAAAAGCACTTGGCGTGACGGTAGAAGCGATCGAAAATTTTACAGAAGAATCTGTTTTTAATTTCTTTAATAATTTTTACGACAATAGTGCTAACAATGGTCCTCAAGGAAATGGAGACAGTAACACTAATTTTAATTGCACCTTCAACCCTCTTGATAAAGTGGTCGAGCTGTACGAACGTCTCGTTCAGGCCGAAAAAGACAAGGTCGAATACTTAGAAAAATTAATGAAATTGAAATAACATTCTCACCAAGAGAACTTTCTGATAACAAAATGCGCAAATCATCTTTTTGATTTTGCGCATTTTTTTTGTTGCCATTTCTTTTTTAAAGTTGTGTCAAAATTTAAAAAAACAAAAACTTTGACACAGAAGTTGTGTCAAAAAAATAAAAAATAAAAATTTTGTCACAGAAATTTTGTCACAGAAGTTGCAACAAAACAAAAATAAAATCAATTTTGTTACAACTTTTGTGGCAAAAATAAAAAACACAAAAAAATTGCCACAGAAGTTGTGGCAAAACCAAAATAAAAATCAAATTTGCCACAACTTTTTGTTGATGAAGGAATATTTTATTTCTTAAGGTATTACTTAGCATTAGGCACCAAGTCCAGACGATTTGAAAATGAGTTTAGGCTGAAAAGAAAATTGGGATTTGCTTTTTCTCTTATATAAAATTGAAAAAAGCGCAAAACTTTGAGGTTTGCGCTTTTTATTATCATATTTACTATAATTTCCCTGCAATTATATCTTCTTGCGTTTTCATTGTATCTTTTGCTTGACCTATAATTCCAGCTGTACTATTAGGATCAATCTTTCTAAAATGATCTCTTTTTAATTGATCTACAATCTCATACCAAGCATTATTTGGTTTATCATATAGACTAATAGGAACTCCCTTAAAATTAGAACTATATTTGCCTAGCAAATCCCCCCAATGAATTTTTTCCAAAATAATTGGAACTAAAGCTACTTTATCATTTGGATCTTGACTTCTTTCTATACCTCTTTTAACTTCTTCATCTAATATAAATGGTGTACTAAAAAAATCTACACTTACAAAATAAAGAATTATATCTGCTTCATAAAATTTACTTTTTATTTTTGCGTCCCAATCTTCACCCAATTCTAGCTCTGAGCAGTGCCATGTTTCTACTTCTCTGGTTATTTTAAAAGGGGCTATTTGCTTTTGAAATTCATTAACTTCTTTCTTATTCTCTTTAGCATATGAAATAAATATTTTCTTCATAGTTTCAGTATTTTTATTAGTGGTGAAATTTTTATATAAACCGCTTGCTTGCTCTCTAGATTTTGTTTTATCAATTTTTCGAATTTCTACATTTCTCTCATTTTGCATTTCTGATCTATAATCTAAACCAAATGCAGTTATTTTATTTATAGTTTTTTCTTTGTTCTCAAGTGTTTTATGATGCACAAAGTTTTTATAATCTATTGAAACATAAAGATCGTCCGGACTCTCAAAAGGAGTCTTACTAATATTATGGAAAACTTCAGTTTTTAATTCACTATACTCTGCTTTTTCACTTACATCATTTTCTTCTAGTCGAGGCTTATCCCAGTATAAATTCAAAATATCTCTAAATATTTCCTGTTCTAAATTATTTAATTTAGAGTTTGTTCGTTTTGATTTAATTGAAACAGATATTTCTAAATTATTGAAATCAAGTTTAATCAATACTTTACAACTATCTTTTGTAAATAACAACTGGTCTCTCCAATAATATTTTTTATGCTTATTTTTACCATAATAACAGATTAATTGATTTATTAATCCAAATGGAATAAAATATTCAAATTTCATTATAAAATTTGGCTCTATAAAATCAAATGTAAGTAATTCATATATTCGGTCATCTTCTTCGGTAAGACATAGATAACCAGGAATTATATATTTATCATCTAATTCATCAAAAAAAATTACTTTCTGATTTAAAAGCAATTTTATAAGTTTATGATCTGTAAATTCATCTAAAACTTCTTTTTCAATAATCCCTTTTTTTTCAATAACGTTTTGTTGAGATAATATGGTGTCATGTATATATTGAATTGTCTTTGAAGGATCTACCCAGACAATATCTTTTAAATCAATATCGTCTTTATAATATAAAACAAGACCAGCAAGCGCCAGTTCTCTTAAAACTTCAGGCAATAATAATTTATCTGGATCACTATCTCTTTTATATTCTTTTCCTATTTCGGACAAAAATATATAATCAGATGTAGTAGTTCTTAAAATGAAATTTAAAAAATCTTTATACCAGATTGGTTCGTTTTTAACTATCTGCTTTTGGGTAATTAATTCCTTTAAAGTTTCTTCTAAAAAATTTAGACTAAGACTGTGAATTATAGATTTTTTTACAGAATCATCATTCAGAGAAATAAAAAATTCGTTTTTAATATTAAACCTTTCACAATCTCCTTTATAATTTTCTCTTTTATGTTTATCTAGATCTGCATGAGTTTGAACTAATAAAATAGGTTCTGCCTTTTCAAGTTCTAAATTTTCCTTATTTTCCTTATTTCTATTATATTGAAATTTCAACTGATTTAACCAATAATTTCGATTATAGTCTCTGGTTAATTGACCATTTCTATCCTTTCTAATTTGGTTTTTATCATAATCTTTATTCCATAAAAGAATGTTAATAGAATCGTTACTTAAGAAAGCTTTATACAATCCATGATAATAATCTTGTCCTCCAAAATCATAAAAAACTGCTTTAGGAATTGAACCTTTTCTTATTTTCTTCGGCAATGTTTCTATTTGTACAATGTGTGTACTATGAAGATTATTTTTAATTATCCTAGGCTCTTTCGTCTGCAATATATAATCTAGAAATGTGGATTTACCACTTTCTGTATTACCTAAAAATAATACTTTTGCTGGTAAACTATATTTTCTTTTTGACTCATTTATTTTTTTTAAAGCATTTAAAATTGTATCATAATTATTTTTATCTTCCAATAAGATATTAGCGAAACAAGGATTCTTTTGAGCCTGAATTCTTAAAGATGGAAAATTAATAATGAATTCAAATTGTTCGATTTCTATAATTTTATTGCTTGATATATCAAGATTCACCAAAGACTTTAAATGAGAAAAAACCGAAAGATCAAAAATTTTATTACCGTATAAATAAACAAATTTAAGTTTTGTTAATTGCCTTAAAATAGATATATCCGAAATTTGATTGTAACCTAAAAATAGAAAGTCTAAAGAATGAAGTTTTTTAAGAAAAGATATGTCCGAAATTTTATTATTACCTAAAAATAAGGTGGTTAAATTAGTTAAATTTTCAAGAATTGAAAAATCGTTAACTTTTATATTACTTAAATATAAAGTTGTTAGAGTTATATTTGTTTTGAAAACCGAAATATCTGAAATAGGATTACTACTTAAATTAACGTTTTTTAATACTCCTAAACATTTTAGTACTTCAATATCAGAAATCTGATTGCCTTCAAAATTTAAAAAAGAAACATTTATTAGTTCTTTTAAAGATGAGATATCTTTAATTTTATTTTTATTACAATAAATAGTTTTTAAATTGATATTTGTTTTTAATGGCGAAATATCTTCAATTAAATTAAAACCTAATACAATCTCATTTAAATTAATGAGACCTTCTAATGCTAAAATATCGGAAATTTGATTACGTTTTAGATCAACTTTAGTTAACTCACTTAAATTCTCTAAAACTGAGATATCAGAAATATTATTTTCACTCAAATCTAATATTGAAAGATTTGTTAAATCGGCTAAATCAGAAACATCTATAATTTTATTATTACTTAAGTTTAACGTTGATAAATCTACTAAGTTTTTTAAAACTGAAATATCAAAAATTTCATTAGAACTTATATTTAGTGAATTGAGTTCATCCATAAATTCAAGATATGAAATATCTGAAATTTCATTAGAACAGATATCCAATGTTTTCAGTTCACTCAAGTAATATAACACTGAAATATCCAAAATTTCATTATTGCTTAAATCGAGATGTAATAAATCAACTAAATCTCCTAAACCATAAAGATCATAAATATTATTTTTACTTAGATTTAAAGTCCTCAAACTATCAATATCTATTAAACTTGAAATATCAGAAATTTGATTTGCACTTAAATTTAAATCAGTTAAAGATGTTAAACTTTCAAAAACTGAAATTTCGGAAATTTCATTATTATCTAAATATAAAACAGTTAGATATTTCAAGTTTTTTAAATTTGAAATATCTGAAATTTCATTATTACTTAAATATAATTTTTGCAGACTTGGAAATTCATTTAAAAATGAAATATCACATACTTTGGCATTACATAAATTCAGCACGATTATTTCTTCATTGTCATTAGTACAATAACTATTCCTATTATATTTAATTTCTGAAGGAAGCTTTTCTATTAAAACATTTAATTTTTTTTCTAATTTTAAAATTTGAATTGGTTTACCCATAATATCTTTTTATTTATAAATGCTTAAAAAATTGAACATTTCAAAACTCTATTCCAAGCCTTTTTTTTCACTTTTGCAATTAAAAGTATCCTGTAAAAAAAAAATCAAAGATGCATAAGATTTAGTATGTTTTTTTTACGGTTTACCATAATCTATAGTAAATTACTAATTTTTGTTCTCAAATATATATAAACAAAAAGCCTTCAAACCAAGTAAAAACACCTGATTTAAACAAAAGCTTTTTCTCAAGTTCCAAAATAAAAACACTGCTGTACAATTATTTTGCACAGCAGTGTTTTTTATCAAATTATTAGGCTTTATAATTAAAGTTTATTTAACTTGAGGTCACCATTTGCATCCGAATTTCCAAAATTATAAGTAATATTCAAAAAACCAAGAAAATTAGATTTCTCAATATCATACTTGATCGTTAAAGGAATCCAAATATCTTTAGTTACACGAATTCTGAAATCGGAACTCGCTAAAAAAGTATTCTTTTTTTCATCAGCTAATTTATTTTTCAAAATCGAATTATACTCCATATATAATTTTATTTCAAATACACTTTGTTCATTTCTTTTAAACATTTTATAGTTAAGACCGGCAGAATTTCTCGATTCTAATCTTTGAACACTCTTCTCTATTAAAGTGTCGGAGTAAATTAAATTTGATCTAATATCTAATTCCAGCTGTTTAAAACCTTTTAAAAAAACAGTCCCGAAGGTAAGTTTCTTATTATTTCCCTTATCGTTAGTAGTTCCATTTAAAGAAAGTGTCCATAATGCTTTTTTTTCAAGATCGGAATATTCATCTTTTCTTAATTCATGAATTTTTTCAATATAATCTTTCAATTTTATCGATTTGTTCCGGTTTTCAAACTCAGTAAGGATTTGATCAAAATAAGGATTTGATTTACTTAATTCATCTATTTTATCAAATTCTTTATCTTTCAGTATAGAGGTTGCTATGTTTATAGCTTTTATATTTGCACTTAACTCCTTGTTATCTGTTTTATCTAATTCATCAACAAGTTTATCATATATTTTAGACAATTCACTCCTCCAAAATTTATATTCAAGTGCAAGCACAGTTTTTGCAAAATTGACAACGTCTTCGTCTCTCTTATTAAATACAGCGTAAGTAATTCCGCCAGAAAATCCTTTGTAATTAAATTGTTCATCAAAATTAAGCTTGGTATTGAACTCTAAATTTCTTGAAAATTTCTGTTTAGAAAAAACTATATCTTTTGTGATATTCTCGCAAAAAATAGATTTGATACCGTATAAGGTAGAATTAAATTCAACACTTTTGTTTGGCCCCGTTAAATTACTAGTTCCTAATTGAAAAATACTGGAAAGTATATCTTTATAGTTCCCAGATTTTGATTTCTCGGTCATCTCTCTAAGCTTTTGAATTGTATCATTTTGAGCTAGTACAATATTAGACACCAATAAAGCTAAAAAACATATAAAGTATTTTTTCATGATCTGTTTATTTAAATTTCGAAATAAAATAATTCAGTAATGAATGGCTTCGTTGTCACTCTTTTAGCATTATGAAATGGTCCTCTGGTAAAACTACCCACTAACTCAATTTCTGTTTTTCCATTTATAGCGTTCATTCCAAATAGTTTAAGGGTATAGCGACCGCTTTCTATATTAAAATCTTGATTAAAAGAAGTTGGAGATTCATACTCAATTTCTTTACGAGTGTCTATATTTTTGATTTCAACTCTAATTGGCAGGGGTGCTAATCCATCACTAATTCTAACTTTTACTTTAATTGTTTTCATGATTTCTATGTTTTTAGTTAACATCTCAAAAGTATCCTGATAACAGTATATCAATCAATTACCCTTTTGGGTGATATTTTATTTTTTACAATTCTCACTTTATTTTTTGTAAGTTTATTCTATAAATACCATTTGTCTTTTTTGAGTTAATTTCTAATATCACCCAAAAGGGTAATTGCGGTCAATGAACTTATTGTACAACTTTGTAAAAGAAAATGTAACGCCATGAAGATACAAGTAGCCATAGTAGAGGATGATAAGAATTACAATCAGGCCTTAAAAAATATCATCGATTTCCAACAGGATATGGAATGTGTGGCTCAGTTTTTTAACGGTAAAAATGCTTTGCAAAAACTGGAAGCCCTGGAACCAGACGTGGTTTTAATGGATATTCAGTTGCAGGATTTATCAGGTATTGATCTTGTTTTTAAATTAACAGACGTAATGCCAGGCACAACCTTTGTTATGTGCACCAGTTTTGAAAATGACGAAAAAATATTTTCGGCATTACGTGCAGGTGCAAGTGGTTATCTGGTAAAAGGAGATCCGCTAGACAAGATAATTCAGGCGATTCAGGAAGCTCACAAAGGCGGTGCCCCTATGAGTTTTGCGATTGCAAAGCGCGTTTTACAACATTTTCAGGAAACAAAAGTACAAGTACAAACCTTATCGTTACTGACTGTAACCGAAAAAGAAGTTCTTGACTTGCTGGCGCAGGGACTTCTCTACAAAGAAATTGCCGATAAAAAAAATGTCACCATCGACACCATTAAAAAACACATTGGCAATATCTACCGAAAGCTACAGGTAAGTAACAAAATTGAAGCAATTAACAAGTTTAACACCAAAAACTAGAAATTATGGACACACTAAAACTACAAGAAAAAGTTACTAAAAAAGCATTTTTAAAAAAATTTGAAAAATCACCACCGCTAGTTCTTAAAACTATGCCGGATGTGGAGGTTGATTCAAGAAATAAAGCCTTAAGAAAACTAGCAATAAAGAATATGATTTATGATTTCTGTATCGATTCAGAAAATTTCATTTCTGAAATATCTAGTTCTTATGATAATGCCCCTGTAGAAGAAAAGAAGAAATTAGATTACTTTAAAATATACTTCATACAAGATGATAATGATCAATTTTCAATTTGTTTTTCTATATCTTCTGTAGAAACCGAAAAATTTGGAGATAAAGATTTCTTTTTCAAAATTAAGGCTAAAAAAATAGAAAAAATTGAGAAAGAAGACTTTATAAAATATAGTAACAATTATAAAAATAAATTACTTCAAACAATTAATACACAAACCAGGATTGGTGATCTCCAAATCAAAAATACAGAAGCAGTTAGTTATAAACTTAAAGACCTCTACTTTTTTATTCTAAAGCATTTTTTAATTAACTCTAAACCTGAATCTAGTTACTCAGAATTGTTTTTTGAAATGATTAAATTTGAAGAAACCGCTGAAGAGCCTACAAATCAAAATAAATTGAGTATCGTTGTT
This window encodes:
- a CDS encoding tyrosinase family protein, translating into MKKITNLFLLILISGLSYGQSKADAKYIRWNANTPQGKANIEAMKVAFKKMREAGCEKGISWYYQGAIHNIPEKITGPNKLCPQYQTIDNKLWAWADCTHTDTNNAALNFLLWHRMYIWYLEKIVRELSGKADFALPYWNYGSKEESENIMAEPFRESSGSLYTAARYTILNNGKPILPEQLASIRNSIAELRTNPSFAGDAGFSSSLEGQPHGYMHVLIGGGYAHPPEKHYNEIYQEITSGLMAKVESAGFDPIFWLHHSMVDRIWESWDVSEFGQRPSLEELKANPWPYEFITPDGGHITYTMEEVYNIVFNLDYKYDDLLYGSKTPVLAANENKVKTRISFQDAKEEVVWEQKVGKVLGTSAFTHKVSSTFARNTNKAFRTADSRLILNLDVSVYKEPSDYYTVYLRYPGKKDQYVGMMTFFGLAHDHGIGKNHEIGEDGVKLKYAYYISDDLVNTDANFQVIIKKTGGGDAKVTLEKISVIKAN
- a CDS encoding multicopper oxidase domain-containing protein; translation: MSDLSLEMKGCPKSIVLFCFLLSNLFLFSQNEHLVIGRTTGKLLLKNNVPVRTFGFTNSLSGQVTLPGSEIKAKVGDTVRVDFWSISQGNPVSLFCKEIDFVQWDKNNKVMKKKEAIHHMEHGFYSFRAEKPGTYLYYSPENYPFNLQAGMFGIIIIEPKEKDFQTPEPLREILWCSNELDTKWHTDAIMGTEYDSRNKPIVLPPYKPNYFLINGQVASDTKGLQSLDRKNETVLLRLVNSGLYLHEIVFPPNAKLKLRFGNETALLESASGCTAALHAGESLEILVSLENVGDTEQLMYHFTDPISKKKVYETAIAVFH
- a CDS encoding helix-turn-helix domain-containing protein, producing MSTETRPRNIGRNISRIRELRGMKQEILAEAIGVSQQSVSNIEASENIDKEKLVLIAKALGVTVEAIENFTEESVFNFFNNFYDNSANNGPQGNGDSNTNFNCTFNPLDKVVELYERLVQAEKDKVEYLEKLMKLK
- a CDS encoding leucine-rich repeat domain-containing protein, which gives rise to MGKPIQILKLEKKLNVLIEKLPSEIKYNRNSYCTNDNEEIIVLNLCNAKVCDISFLNEFPSLQKLYLSNNEISDISNLKNLKYLTVLYLDNNEISEISVFESLTSLTDLNLSANQISDISSLIDIDSLRTLNLSKNNIYDLYGLGDLVDLLHLDLSNNEILDISVLYYLSELKTLDICSNEISDISYLEFMDELNSLNISSNEIFDISVLKNLVDLSTLNLSNNKIIDVSDLADLTNLSILDLSENNISDISVLENLSELTKVDLKRNQISDILALEGLINLNEIVLGFNLIEDISPLKTNINLKTIYCNKNKIKDISSLKELINVSFLNFEGNQISDIEVLKCLGVLKNVNLSSNPISDISVFKTNITLTTLYLSNIKVNDFSILENLTNLTTLFLGNNKISDISFLKKLHSLDFLFLGYNQISDISILRQLTKLKFVYLYGNKIFDLSVFSHLKSLVNLDISSNKIIEIEQFEFIINFPSLRIQAQKNPCFANILLEDKNNYDTILNALKKINESKRKYSLPAKVLFLGNTESGKSTFLDYILQTKEPRIIKNNLHSTHIVQIETLPKKIRKGSIPKAVFYDFGGQDYYHGLYKAFLSNDSINILLWNKDYDKNQIRKDRNGQLTRDYNRNYWLNQLKFQYNRNKENKENLELEKAEPILLVQTHADLDKHKRENYKGDCERFNIKNEFFISLNDDSVKKSIIHSLSLNFLEETLKELITQKQIVKNEPIWYKDFLNFILRTTTSDYIFLSEIGKEYKRDSDPDKLLLPEVLRELALAGLVLYYKDDIDLKDIVWVDPSKTIQYIHDTILSQQNVIEKKGIIEKEVLDEFTDHKLIKLLLNQKVIFFDELDDKYIIPGYLCLTEEDDRIYELLTFDFIEPNFIMKFEYFIPFGLINQLICYYGKNKHKKYYWRDQLLFTKDSCKVLIKLDFNNLEISVSIKSKRTNSKLNNLEQEIFRDILNLYWDKPRLEENDVSEKAEYSELKTEVFHNISKTPFESPDDLYVSIDYKNFVHHKTLENKEKTINKITAFGLDYRSEMQNERNVEIRKIDKTKSREQASGLYKNFTTNKNTETMKKIFISYAKENKKEVNEFQKQIAPFKITREVETWHCSELELGEDWDAKIKSKFYEADIILYFVSVDFFSTPFILDEEVKRGIERSQDPNDKVALVPIILEKIHWGDLLGKYSSNFKGVPISLYDKPNNAWYEIVDQLKRDHFRKIDPNSTAGIIGQAKDTMKTQEDIIAGKL
- a CDS encoding response regulator transcription factor, whose translation is MKIQVAIVEDDKNYNQALKNIIDFQQDMECVAQFFNGKNALQKLEALEPDVVLMDIQLQDLSGIDLVFKLTDVMPGTTFVMCTSFENDEKIFSALRAGASGYLVKGDPLDKIIQAIQEAHKGGAPMSFAIAKRVLQHFQETKVQVQTLSLLTVTEKEVLDLLAQGLLYKEIADKKNVTIDTIKKHIGNIYRKLQVSNKIEAINKFNTKN